The genome window ATCGCTCGCCCTGAAGCACCGGGTTGAAGATGCGGAAATAGGGGGCGGCATCGGCGCCGGTGCCCGCCACCCACTGCCAGCTGGCGGTGTTGCTGGCCGGATCGGCATCGACCAGCGTGTCCCAGAACCAGGCTTCTCCCGTCGCCCAGTAGATCATCAGATGTTTGACAAGGAATGAAGCGGTGACCATCCGGACGCGATTATGCATCCAGCCGGTCTGCCACAGCTGGCGCATGCCGGCATCGACGATCGGATAGCCGGTCAGACCCCGCTGCCAGGCGGCGAGGCCCGCCGGATCGTCGCGCCAGGGAAAGGCGTCGAACTGGTGTTTCAGATTGCGCGTGGGCAGATGGGGAAAGTGATGCAGCAGGTGATAGGAGAATTCCCGCCAGCCAAGTTCGCCCAGGAAACCCTGCGCCGATGCCCGCGCCGGGCCGGACAGGCCCTCGGCCTCGATCCGATGGTGGACCGCATGCCAGATGGTGCGCGGCCCGATCTCGCCGAAACGCAGATGGGGCGACAGCCTTGAGGTGATGTCGGCGCCGGGGTGGTCGCGATCGGACTTGTAATCGGGCAGATGCCGGTCGAGGAAGTCGCCCAGACGCCTGCGGCCATCGGCCGATCCTGGTGTCCAGTCGCGGGCGATGCCGCCAGCCCAGTCGATGACCGGGGCGAGGCCGAATGCCGCCAACGGCACGCCGGCCGGTGCGGTCCCGGCCATGTCGATCTGCGCGGGCGCCGGCAGCGGTGCCGGCACCTGGCCCAGCGCACGGGCGGCGCGCCAGAACGGCGTGAACACCTGATAGGGCCCACCGGTCCTCGTGCGTACCGTCCAGGGTTCGTGCAGCAGCAGGGCGTTGTGGGACAGAAGCCGCACCCCGCGCGCCGCCAGCCGTTCGGTCAGCATCCGGTCGCGTGCAGCGCCTTCGGGGTCGTAGACCCGGTTGACCAGCACGCAATCGGCACCGGTCCGGTCGATCAGCCGATCGAGTTCGACCGCGGCCGGTCCTTTCAGGTACAGGAGATGCCCGCCGATGGCTCGCAGATCCTGGTCGAGTGCGGCCAGCGCATGATGCAGCCACCAGCGCGCGGCGCCGCCCGGTTTGCGGGGGGATGGCATGCCCTCCACCGCCGGGTCGTCGTCTTCGTGGATATAGACGCAGATCAGCCGGCGGCCGCTGGATGCGGCGCGGTGCAGGGCCGGATTGTCGGCGATGCGCAGATCCTGGCGGAACCAGACGACGGAAGGGCGGTCGTTCATCGGGCCTCGGATGCCGTGTCGGACAAGGGGCACGCCCAGGCATGGGCGCGGGTGGCGGCCGTGATGGCCGCTCCTTGTCCGACTATACGGACGGGCTCCGGCGCCGGATCACCGATCCCGTCGCGGGGCGTCGTCGTGTCGCGCCGGCGGTGCCGGGCGTGCCGACGGCGCCCGGCTGGTCAGCACCAGCCCGGCCAGAATGGCGATACCGCCCACCAGATGATGGACACCCAGCCGTTCCCCCAGGAACAGCATGCTCCACAGCGGCGTCAGGATCGGCATCAGATGCATGAACAGCCCGGCGCGGTTGGGGCCGATCGCCGCCACCGACCAGTTCCACAGGATATAGGCGATGATCGAGGGGAAGATCGCCACATAGGCGACCGCCGCGATGGTGGCAGGCGTGACCACCGGCAGGTGGCCGGCGATCGCCTCCGACGCGGCCAGCGGCGCCAGCGCCAGCATGCCGACCAGCATATTGGCCGCCAGCAGCGCGAAGGGGTGGACATGGGCCGGCTTGAAGCGCAGCGCCACGGAATAGATGCCCCAGCAGACCGTGGCGCCCAGGATCCACAGATCGCCTGCACCGATCTGAAGCGACAGCAGATGGGCAGGGTTGCCGCCGGCGACGATATAGGCGACGCCGCCGAACGACACGGCGACCCCCAACGCCTGGAAGCGGCTCATCCGTTCCACCCCGGCGACCGCGGCCATGATCGCGATCACGATCGGCATGGTGGCGTTGAGCAGAACCGCGTTGATCGCCGTGGTTCGTTCCAGCGCCAGATAGACGAAGGTGTTGTAGCCGGCAACCGAGGTGAGCCCCATCAGAAGCAGCTTGGGCCAGGCGCGGAGCAGCGACGGCCAGTCGCGGCGCAGATGCCGCCAGGCAAAGGGCAGAAAAATCAGCAAGGCGCCCAGCCAGCGCAGGAAAGACAGGGTCAGCGGCGGAATCTCGCCGGCGACGGCCCGGCCGACGACGAAATTGAACGACCAGAAGGTAACCGTCAGCGCCAGCGCCGCCATGGCGCGACGCCGGGTTGTCGCATCGGCGGCGGCGGGACTGGGATGTGCGGACACCGGCTGGAACCTTGGCAGGGGTGGAGGCAGAGATGGACGCGCGCGACTGCGGATGCCTGAACGACATGAGGCGCCGAACCTTAGCGGTTCGGCGCCTCATGGTCGAGTGCGTGCAGGGCTTGTTGCCGCTCGCGGTCGGCGGGCGCGTGGATCGGGTATATTGCGATGCAACATGATGCCGCGGTCCGCGCGAAGCCGG of Tistrella bauzanensis contains these proteins:
- a CDS encoding cryptochrome/photolyase family protein; amino-acid sequence: MNDRPSVVWFRQDLRIADNPALHRAASSGRRLICVYIHEDDDPAVEGMPSPRKPGGAARWWLHHALAALDQDLRAIGGHLLYLKGPAAVELDRLIDRTGADCVLVNRVYDPEGAARDRMLTERLAARGVRLLSHNALLLHEPWTVRTRTGGPYQVFTPFWRAARALGQVPAPLPAPAQIDMAGTAPAGVPLAAFGLAPVIDWAGGIARDWTPGSADGRRRLGDFLDRHLPDYKSDRDHPGADITSRLSPHLRFGEIGPRTIWHAVHHRIEAEGLSGPARASAQGFLGELGWREFSYHLLHHFPHLPTRNLKHQFDAFPWRDDPAGLAAWQRGLTGYPIVDAGMRQLWQTGWMHNRVRMVTASFLVKHLMIYWATGEAWFWDTLVDADPASNTASWQWVAGTGADAAPYFRIFNPVLQGERFDADGRYVRRFVPELARLPDRFLHKPWTAPASVLTAAGVTLGTTYPHPIVDHAHARDRALAAFAGLRATTGPADTPAAAL
- a CDS encoding DMT family transporter, with protein sequence MSAHPSPAAADATTRRRAMAALALTVTFWSFNFVVGRAVAGEIPPLTLSFLRWLGALLIFLPFAWRHLRRDWPSLLRAWPKLLLMGLTSVAGYNTFVYLALERTTAINAVLLNATMPIVIAIMAAVAGVERMSRFQALGVAVSFGGVAYIVAGGNPAHLLSLQIGAGDLWILGATVCWGIYSVALRFKPAHVHPFALLAANMLVGMLALAPLAASEAIAGHLPVVTPATIAAVAYVAIFPSIIAYILWNWSVAAIGPNRAGLFMHLMPILTPLWSMLFLGERLGVHHLVGGIAILAGLVLTSRAPSARPAPPARHDDAPRRDR